The genome window tgtatttaaaaatatatcaattaatttaaaaaatctaatatttttaaaaaatccttttgaaAATGCACTTTTGgatgtattttctcttaaaatatgcatttctgatgctgcaatcctatatccacttcgAGTAAGCCCTGCTAAACTCAGCgaaacttgcttctgagcaaacatgtataggattgcattataaatgtaTTTTCAAGTAAACAGTTCTTAATGTAGTTTATCTGAAAGCACACATGTTGATACAGTTTTTGAACCAAGAATTATGAGATCTGATGGACAGCTACATCCTGATCTGCACATTTGTCTGAGAGGTGTGGATTGTTGGTGTATCTTTGCAATTAAATGTGTGAGCTAGGATGAACACTGTGAACTCACAAGCTGACAGACAAAGCTGCCACTCTTTGGCAGAGAGTGGTAGCCACTTCCTCATGCAGTAGATTTGGggtatcatgaaagggcagcaaattgttacttTATTACCATTATTAGTATTAGCCTCAGAGAAGGGAAGATGTGcttatgggattttctgcctGAGGTCTAGTCTAGGGTACTCAGTCAGTACCTTGATATTGGGGGGCATTTGCTGCTCAGTctaggcaacaaaatgtcttggtctgGCTTTGCTTGAAAGTGGCCTCACTTTTCTCAGCTTCAGCCCCACTCTTCTGCAATACAGAGGGATAAACTGGCTGTATAGGGTTGTGGCAAAGACATTAGTTGCACCTCAGCACAGTAAATCCTTGCTTGTAGGACTTGTCCCTGAGAAATCACTGTGTTCcccttttctgtgtgtgtttgaggAAAGTGTCAGTAGTATTAGCGTGTTATTTCAAGGTTGTAGATCTGCTCCAGATCTCTaaagagagatggagaaaggTAGTTTCAAACTGTGTACTTAATGGCTCTTCTCTTTAGATTAAGGTTTCCCAAAATGGTTGATAGACCCCCTGGGGTCGATGGGACTGTGAAGGGGGTGAATAAAGGCCTAGAGGTGAAAAAGGGCCTAGGGGTGGAAAAGAAGTTCatcctgcaaaaaaaaccccaattaattaggaactatgacccTCAGAAATAAAAAGCatgggcatgtacagagtgcaccTCCCTTGCCAATGAGGAGCCTCTGTATTTGATAAGACGATCCCAGAGTGCAACAATATTCTCAGAACATGCTGCTTTATTGCTTAAACAAATTGTATGTAGGGATCATTATTTTCACTTATTTTACTTCTTATTTTTCACTTTTTATGATTCCTAATAATGGTGATTGATTAATAATAAATGTTGATTTCATTTATATTCCTTAGAATTTGGCATGGGGACTGTATAAGCTCCTCAAGGGGTCAATGTACTCAGAAGTGTGGGAAACCCTGCTTTGGATAGAAATGTGTATTTCTTCACTCACTTCAACACGTAGCAAGCCAACAAGGGGGGGGCAGATAACACATCACCAAAAactgtgtgtgcgagagagagagaagaggaaaagtGTCACGAAAAGGAGAACAAAAGGACACAGATCTGCCTAAAATTGGCATGTGTTTCTTTATATGTAtagctgctagggatgggggagaaattcaactttCTTTGCAGTTAAAGCCAAATctaacaaattcacactttccgaaacaatgtgaaaactgaaacacagccatctttcaaaatttgcatttatctgaattttgtgatacagttctttcaagcaaaaaatgtttgcagaaatgcatatattacgggaaagtgtgcataaaatgaatatctttgaaactaacatgcaaaactccattatattaggagaaattgcttgaaaaaatgtgtacattagtcaaaactgcatacaaaaatgtgtttattaggagaaattcacactaaaatgctgatggaatttcatgaggattcttttaaaaaataaaattgcaaattgctgcagaaatatggagaactgaatttatgattgaaaaaatgagaaacagagaactgaaattgatagatattTTCATCCCTACTAAAAAAGTGAACAAAAGAAGATAGAGATCTGCCTAATTGACTGTGTCATTTTATATGCATAAAAATGGGTGTGTttatagcttggaaaagttacttttttgaactacaactcccatcagccccagccagcatggccactggattgggctggtgggagttgtagttcaaaaaagtaacttttccaagctctggagttgCACCACTGTACAAGGAGGTGCAGAGAGGGAACCAGAGCTGAAAGCTTAAACTACACTGTCTCAACTTTTTTTCCTGTGAACTTTTGAAAACACTTCTCCCTACCCCATTCAAAACGGGCCAAAGCAAATatcctttcttctttctttttacagACAGAGGTTGAGAAAGATCTTACCAGCCTGGATACGTATAAGGCAGAACCCATGACAAATATCTTTGGCTTGCAGGTGAGACCTATAACCCAGTGCTGCTTGTCCTGCTCCATTGTGAAAGCAAGGGGGCACTGTAGTGCAGGGAGACATAGCTGTAAGATCTGTGCCAGGCTGAAAAGGGAACCCGAATCCTCTCTTTTTTGAACCCTGCAGCCTCAAAGGAGAATGCTTCTCCAGTCCTGCCCTTCCTTTTGTTTTCACCcttagaaacctttttttaataacGTGTTCCATTCAGAGGATAGTCCCTCTGTGTATGCTTAGAGGCAGTCAGCTTGAGGTACCAGGAGTTTTACAAACAAAAAGGGGGTAGTTCTACCTCATGATAGTTTATGAGGCTCCTTGTAAGTCCAGTTTGCTCTGGAACATAGAAAACTGTCTTATAACAGATCAGAGTATTTGTCCATCTGCCCCACCCATCTAGTCTACTctaattggcagtggctctgcatggTCTCAGGATGGTCATTTTCTCATCACATTCTCATGACCTTgttaactagagatgccaaggattgaaactgataacttctgcatgcaaaacaggtcctCTGCCGCTAAGCTGTAGCCACTCTCTTGGTTGAGAGGAAATAGGCCaacttgggtcacatccacactatacatttaaagcacatgggttttccccaaagaaccctaatacccttaagaaactacatttcccaggattctttggggaaagccatgtgctttaagtacacattaaatgtgctttaaatgtatggtgtggatgagaCCTATATCAGTTGCAGAATGGGAGCTGGAAGAATCTAGAAGCCTCAGTTATCAACCTCTCCTTCTGTCCTAACCCTGGCAAAACATGATCCTGGCCCCTATGAAAAGATTAAGCTACACATTGCCATTAGCAGGTCCTGACCTCAaccattaggcaggcaccctcactATATTATTTTAGACACCTGCTGAAACCTTTCTTTCAGCAAGactacccagacatataatataATTATCTGTGTCTTgtaaaagttttaccaattctgtgttttattgataattatcatatctatacatataaagaACTTTGCAAATTTTAGCTGTCCGTTATCAGTTTTATTAGGTATACCGATCAGAGAGTTTTGTTTCTGAATGGTctataaatctttctaaataaatacaaatcACAGTCATGTGCCTGAAAAGTGTCAGTGGCTCTCTTCTGAGGGAAGACATTAGCGACTCCTAATTTCATTTCAATTACACTATTTGCCAGGCTTACTGATTTATGctttatttatgttttaatttgcatattatttctaTTTTGTATGCAAGCCTCCTTGTAAGCCCCTTTTGAATCACTTCTGGGGAAAGGAGGATACAATCTGTAAGTCTTAAAAACAGATAAACCCAGGCCAAGCCCCACTGACAAACTTCGGCCTGAAAAATGACCTTCTCAAGGAAATATTAATGACTGCCAATTTCGTTTCCCTCAGTTGCACAATATGTCTGACTGATTTATTTTGTAATGGtttatattatttgtattttgtattcagGGCTCATTATAAGCCAACTTTTATGTATAGCTGGAGAAAGCAGGATACAAAAATGTTAATAATAGTCTTTCTCTTCCCACCACAGACGTTGCTACGGAGATCCAAGCGCTTCAACAGCCACTTCCCCATCTGCACCTACTGTTGCAACTGCTGTCGCAACAAGGGGTGTGGCATGTGCTGTCGGACATGAAGGAAGAGGGCCTTGATGGATGACCACAGTGCTGCTGGGCCCCTCCCTGACTTAGCACCACGCACACACCAGGCCCCCCACTTTGGCCCATACTACCCCCAATACATTCTCCTTATTTATTAGCTTGGcactattttgttttttgtttgctttgtatGTTCTTGTTTGTTCTTGTTGGgaattaaagcatttttacctCACAAGTGTCGCTGAGAGTTTGTAATCCTTTTTACCTCACGAGTATCATTGAAAGTTTGTAATTCCTTTTTATCTCACAAGTGTCATTGTGTACTTTTTTACGTCACGAGTGTCATCATATGCTTGTCAGTAATTTTTACCGCACCAGTGTCATTGAGAGTTTGTGGTTACTTTTTACCTCACAAGCATTGCGTGTGATTGCTCCAGAAGTACTGCACCCTGACTTCACCTTTCAAGAAATGCTATTAATcctatggtgtgtgtgtttttttaactgcCCTTGACAATCCCAAAGTGTGTTTatttttggtcctccagatgcagcTCAACACTTGGTAGTAGCTACAGAGTGTGTGATAGATAGCTGCTTTACTGTGTATGAAATCAGACCATTTGGTCTGCGTAGCCCAGCTGTTGCCAACCTGGTAtccctcagatgttttggactacaaaacaGCTGTGCTGgtttgggcagatgggagttacattccaaaacatctggaagacaccaggctgTCAAAGGTTGTCGTAACCTCACATTGTTTCCTCTGATAGCAATTCTCCAGAGCTTCAGATGCAGATAGAACCATACAGATGGAAGGGCCTTAAAAAGTCTTCTCATCTACCCCAACTGATGTAGGAAATTCAGGGCTatatacacaccatgcatttaaagcacaagacTTCATCCAAAAAactctgggaaccatagtttgttaagggcgctgggaattgtagttctgtgaggggtaatctacatttcccaggattctttggggaagtcatgagctttaaatgtatggtgtgtactacACATTCCTGATAGCCACACAGATTCTGCTTACAAACCTCTAACAAAGGAGaatccaccttcttccaaggatgTCCATCCCACCATTGAACAGCTGGTGCTTCCTAATGTTTAATCAAAATCCTCTTGTAATTTGAACTCACTGGCTCAGGTCCTGCCGTCCAGGACAATAGAATATATATTTGCTACATCATCCATGTaatagcccttcagatatttgaagacggCCATCATATTGCTTCTTAATCATCATTTGTTAGCCTAAACATACCCAACTCCTTCAGGCTTGGGTCTCCTCATAGGCCTCATGTATTTCAGCTCAGTATACGCACGGTGAAGGTCAGCCTCAAAGTAAACTGAAACTTGGATAAAGATAATTCTACCATTTGATCTACCCACTCATCCACCACAATTGCAGTGGACAAGTAGCTTGAGCCACGTTCCCCATTTTCTTTGTTGGTGTGGTGCTGCCTTTCTGTAGGTAATAGTCCTGGCTTATCTTACAGAGTTGTTGCAAGGTTTACTAAATAAAGTCTGAGAGACTTTTAACACCTTAAAATGCTTCATAAGCGCACACATACAAGCAAATGTCTAGTATGAAACAGAACAGTAGAAAAAGTAAAAAATTCAGGCACAGGAGGCCAGGGTGGGGTGTTTTCAGACCAGTGAGGTTCAAGGCTAGTCCAGCATTGGTACCAACAGGTAATGAATGAACTATCTTTTTAGCTGGAAGTGTTAAGGATTGAATCCGGGGTTTTATGTATGCAAAGGATGAATTTCCCTGCTGACTCATGTCAAAATCCCCTTAACCCCCCTTGAAATTTCTGCATCCCTTTTAGACTGATCAGCACCTGCCAAATTTGCTTTGAGTTTAAGCAAAATTCAGAGGTAATTCCACTGGACTCCTGGATCTCACCACCATGGACGCCATCAGCTTCAGAATAGCACTGCTCAGAGACCAGTTAGGAACTCTCCCTCATGCATTGCATTTGTGCTGCCCGCACCATGGGGCAAAGAGACCCCTGCTATGCCAAACTGATCTGCCTGCATTTCAGCCCACCTTCATCTATTCTAAAAAGGGTGGTCCCCATCCACAGCAGCAGGATAGCAGCAGCTATTATTGATATCACTGGCCAGGCATCTGTGTGTGTTCTGGCCAGACGTCTGTGCCTTGAACATctgcatgacaggcagaaatttaaCTGGTACAGTCTTGCTTCagtacagacaaaaggaagtacttcttcacacagcacatggttaaactatggaattcactcccac of Rhineura floridana isolate rRhiFlo1 chromosome 15, rRhiFlo1.hap2, whole genome shotgun sequence contains these proteins:
- the HAMP gene encoding hepcidin encodes the protein MKLQLVCIIFILLSAATRNVCAVKLQTEVEKDLTSLDTYKAEPMTNIFGLQTLLRRSKRFNSHFPICTYCCNCCRNKGCGMCCRT